A genomic region of Candidatus Baltobacteraceae bacterium contains the following coding sequences:
- a CDS encoding PLP-dependent aminotransferase family protein yields MVKSYRGIVLDLKSETPLHRQLTSAFRDAILSGKLQPGERISSSRELQACYGISRNTALNALSQLQAEGHVVTVRGSGTFVAGEPDAVPESGAVPFRPGIPDLDLFPVDLVRRSLSTLEWSEDLRDDPRTWANDGLRTAIVQRLRQTRGIDCSPDQVLIVPSTEYAISLIGRALLQPHDSVVIEDPGHPKLRCALLGAGAQIVPALVDEEGIDVASFARRRAALAYVTPSHQYPTGAALSLERRFALLDWAAEFGAWIVEDDYDNEFDYRCRPQPTLQSLDEGRRVLYVGTFSNVLSPSIRIAYLIAPRRLCATLEAAHQARAGYVSPFLQAALAAFMERGHFARHVARMRKIYDERRRFLSFALGSTGLRVHDCGAGLHFIADVPEHLSDRDVSARALERGVVVPPLSSYSHGLSAFNGLMFGFAATSMPVARTAVKALLKAL; encoded by the coding sequence ATGGTTAAAAGCTACAGAGGCATCGTTCTGGATCTCAAGTCCGAGACTCCACTGCATCGACAGCTGACGTCGGCCTTTCGCGATGCCATTCTCTCTGGAAAACTCCAGCCGGGCGAACGCATCTCTTCTAGTCGCGAGCTTCAGGCGTGCTACGGCATTTCGCGCAACACGGCTTTGAATGCTTTGAGTCAACTGCAAGCCGAAGGGCACGTCGTAACCGTGCGCGGTTCCGGAACGTTCGTCGCCGGCGAGCCCGACGCGGTTCCGGAGAGCGGCGCCGTTCCATTCCGCCCAGGCATTCCCGACCTCGATCTCTTTCCGGTTGACCTGGTCAGGCGTAGCCTCAGTACGCTCGAGTGGTCTGAGGATCTACGCGACGATCCACGTACCTGGGCCAACGATGGATTGAGGACCGCCATCGTGCAGCGCCTGCGGCAAACGCGTGGAATCGACTGTTCGCCCGATCAGGTGCTGATCGTTCCGAGCACTGAATATGCGATTTCACTCATCGGACGCGCGCTGTTGCAGCCACATGACAGCGTCGTAATCGAGGATCCAGGACATCCGAAACTTCGCTGCGCGCTCCTGGGCGCCGGCGCGCAAATCGTGCCCGCGCTCGTCGACGAGGAGGGCATCGACGTCGCATCTTTTGCGCGGCGGCGGGCGGCCCTGGCCTACGTAACGCCGTCGCATCAGTATCCAACCGGTGCCGCATTATCGCTGGAGCGACGATTTGCGTTGCTCGACTGGGCCGCAGAGTTTGGCGCGTGGATCGTCGAAGACGATTACGACAACGAATTTGACTACCGATGCCGGCCGCAGCCCACGCTTCAAAGCCTCGATGAAGGTCGCCGCGTGCTGTATGTAGGGACGTTCAGCAACGTGCTTTCACCATCGATTCGCATCGCCTACCTCATCGCTCCCCGTCGTCTGTGCGCGACTCTCGAGGCTGCGCATCAAGCTAGGGCGGGATACGTAAGCCCTTTTTTGCAGGCCGCTCTTGCGGCTTTCATGGAACGCGGTCATTTCGCTCGCCACGTCGCGAGAATGCGAAAGATTTATGACGAGCGCCGGCGCTTTCTCAGCTTCGCCTTAGGGAGCACGGGGTTACGGGTACACGACTGCGGAGCGGGCCTGCACTTCATCGCCGACGTTCCGGAGCATCTGTCTGACCGCGACGTATCGGCCCGAGCGCTGGAGCGGGGAGTCGTCGTACCACCGCTATCGAGTTATTCGCACGGCCTTTCGGCGTTCAACGGACTCATGTTTGGATTTGCTGCGACTTCCATGCCGGTCGCAAGAACCGCAGTCAAAGCGCTGTTGAAGGCGCTGTAG
- a CDS encoding winged helix-turn-helix domain-containing protein, translated as MTAATVQPAWVYAFGPFRLDPSRGILAYGTEVVPLPSRLFELLLALVRANGCIVSREALYALIWPEGGVADSNLSQHIYLLRRALCERASDRLYIATVHDRGFRFVAPVRIEDAVQTAGAVSERNEPPEDAVTPSLSVIHDYSRAVRSLEYATASHLSVATQYFESAVRRDPNHVLSFVGLAQAHLLLAQYGYSAGQNEFPKAKDAIVKALQLDPRCAAAHAVLSNIILFCDWNWRDAKRELDIAVQLDPKHAMVRSSAVWLFAWIGQHRRAQAEIERAVMVEPLSPRLQLLLGKTLIDGEDYQGAIDHLSDLIETHPDHASMARRYRAEALLLLGRPTDAILDLSLLPDDRAEDLAFRLPLLAVAHAKNGDVEKAQEIYGVLVSMKKTDYVSSGNLVPVALAIDQRGQALEHFEKALKRREPSLPLLRFSPWLAKIRQSDLYKSLLTDIE; from the coding sequence GTGACTGCGGCAACGGTTCAACCGGCTTGGGTCTATGCGTTCGGGCCGTTTAGACTCGATCCGTCGCGCGGCATCCTCGCATATGGGACCGAGGTCGTACCGCTGCCGTCGCGTCTGTTCGAGCTGCTGCTCGCGCTCGTTCGGGCAAATGGATGTATCGTATCGCGTGAGGCGCTCTATGCTCTCATTTGGCCCGAAGGCGGCGTCGCAGATAGTAACCTTTCGCAGCACATCTATCTGCTTCGCCGGGCGCTGTGTGAGCGGGCCAGCGATCGTCTCTATATCGCGACGGTCCACGACCGCGGTTTTCGATTCGTAGCGCCTGTCCGCATCGAAGATGCGGTGCAGACCGCGGGTGCGGTTTCCGAACGAAACGAGCCGCCCGAAGATGCAGTCACTCCCAGCTTATCCGTAATCCACGATTACAGCCGCGCCGTTCGTTCGCTGGAATACGCCACGGCGAGCCATCTAAGCGTGGCGACCCAGTATTTTGAATCGGCGGTACGAAGGGACCCCAACCACGTTCTTAGTTTCGTAGGCTTGGCTCAAGCCCACTTACTACTTGCTCAGTATGGCTACTCAGCCGGACAAAACGAGTTTCCGAAGGCAAAGGATGCCATCGTTAAAGCCCTCCAGCTCGATCCAAGATGCGCCGCCGCGCATGCCGTCCTTTCGAACATCATCCTGTTTTGCGACTGGAACTGGCGAGACGCAAAACGCGAGCTCGACATCGCGGTGCAGCTCGACCCGAAGCACGCAATGGTGCGGTCCAGTGCCGTGTGGCTCTTTGCGTGGATCGGTCAGCACCGGCGAGCGCAGGCTGAGATCGAACGAGCCGTGATGGTCGAACCGTTGTCGCCGCGGCTCCAGTTGCTGCTCGGCAAGACGCTGATCGACGGCGAGGACTACCAGGGTGCGATCGACCATCTCTCCGATCTGATCGAAACGCACCCCGATCACGCATCGATGGCGCGGCGTTACCGTGCAGAAGCGCTGCTTCTGCTTGGCCGGCCGACCGACGCCATTCTCGACCTGTCGCTTCTCCCGGACGACAGAGCCGAGGACCTTGCGTTTCGACTGCCGTTGTTAGCCGTCGCTCACGCCAAGAACGGCGACGTAGAAAAAGCGCAAGAAATCTACGGCGTCTTAGTTTCCATGAAGAAAACCGACTACGTTTCCTCCGGCAATCTGGTCCCGGTCGCGCTCGCCATCGACCAACGCGGCCAGGCTCTCGAGCACTTCGAGAAGGCATTAAAGCGGCGCGAACCGTCCTTGCCCCTTCTTCGATTCTCTCCTTGGCTCGCGAAGATACGGCAATCCGATCTCTACAAGTCCCTTTTGACGGATATCGAATAA
- a CDS encoding TonB-dependent receptor codes for GTYPGYASATLGIGTPVFYHQAQVEVGGATPDRNFSWYAGFSGYNQAYRFLTQDNGAPFETPNNIFSGGGSGGGLSYAGCSTFTCQGVKTSCPANAPAFNATTPPQGCWGFYSGNGASTSMVTDREDVINLHFGIPKKNGMRDDIQVLWSASALGNDSDSSLANLGGTVNQFFYTYAGAKYAPPTCGQTVTVAGWAGLTSPGCVPSVRPALGAYLPYADQVVYNLPFGTPIASSASNFITPSIYKAPSTPAHAFGGPIDPYDNSLQTYENDTGIAKLQYTYALSNSAFLRAYGYTFYSDWLQNGPIFGATGELTASLPSAQYDLMTHSVGGALDFNDQINDQNLLTADYNYTQAGVIRFNNSSAIAGAGTTPIGYMAGGKCYDAHSGKAQPCLSSTYYDVALGASVHPTRVFTPGQTGVGGNGSTCDNPAGGFPEPCGWVSNAIAGPTGFANGNATWDTLWNSDVTGSLNTVKPQFSNASLSDQFRPNDKIMINASLRYDNFTYGLPNPTGGADAFYANMTANYTCVQAANNAVFTTPLQAGQPVPAPAEYILGDCNQGVSKLTGLPAKGWVHPNGVTQDGVSAPNFTASSPGSYSLDYWQPRVSATFTESPDTVWRFSAGRYAAPPISASVQYLSASGDDRSVWNNTMNLGFYSPFHPIPGITSAQYDLSYERHITGTDMSLKLTPYYTWVNDWQQTSFIGANFASQVPVGANRDYGVEFQFTKGDFNRPGLSGLFSFTYTNSKVMFQNVGLSTGGTIPNQTIQLNEAIAQYNALTKAGGGAPCYKGGVGVACTAHPNHTFSVISNPYYNQPEQGLLDPNGWYNPYVTAIAPNLNGAVNSYISPATATLLLNYRHSKWAITPSVQFQAGAWYGSPLDINGYDPRACEFSSLHDGIATANPHQCDVLSLTAGSLGPLGYLYIPNPQTGHFSAIGSYEAPAILTGNLQLTYDVSPKIKLTATGTNLFRSCFGGTPEPWTAAYQPSPWTCGYTPAGGLLNTTTYPANFYNGKGITDAKANGGVVTPWTQSYTPSTGNNGAIGGLVTPWNVYVNAQIKI; via the coding sequence CGGGTACCTATCCGGGATACGCTTCCGCGACACTCGGCATCGGTACGCCGGTGTTCTATCACCAAGCGCAAGTCGAAGTCGGCGGCGCGACGCCCGATCGTAACTTCAGCTGGTACGCCGGCTTTAGCGGTTACAATCAGGCCTACCGCTTCCTGACCCAAGACAACGGCGCTCCGTTCGAAACTCCCAACAACATCTTCTCGGGCGGCGGCAGCGGCGGCGGCTTGTCTTACGCCGGCTGTTCGACGTTCACGTGTCAAGGCGTCAAGACGAGCTGTCCGGCGAACGCGCCGGCCTTCAACGCCACGACGCCGCCGCAAGGCTGCTGGGGGTTCTACAGCGGCAACGGCGCCAGCACGTCGATGGTCACCGACCGCGAGGACGTCATCAACCTGCACTTCGGCATTCCAAAGAAGAACGGTATGCGCGACGACATTCAGGTCTTATGGAGCGCATCAGCCCTGGGTAACGACTCCGATAGCTCGTTGGCAAATCTCGGCGGAACGGTCAACCAGTTCTTCTACACCTATGCCGGCGCAAAGTACGCGCCACCCACCTGTGGCCAGACCGTAACGGTTGCCGGATGGGCGGGACTCACCAGCCCCGGGTGCGTGCCGTCAGTACGCCCGGCGCTCGGAGCGTATTTGCCGTACGCAGACCAAGTGGTCTACAACCTGCCGTTCGGTACGCCGATCGCGAGCAGCGCATCGAACTTCATCACGCCGTCGATCTACAAAGCGCCGAGTACTCCGGCGCACGCGTTCGGCGGACCGATCGATCCGTACGACAACTCGCTGCAGACGTACGAAAACGACACCGGTATCGCAAAACTGCAATACACCTACGCGCTGAGCAACTCGGCATTTCTGCGCGCCTACGGGTACACGTTCTACTCGGATTGGCTCCAGAACGGTCCGATCTTCGGCGCAACCGGTGAATTGACGGCGTCGCTGCCGTCAGCTCAGTACGACCTCATGACCCACAGCGTCGGCGGGGCGCTCGACTTCAACGATCAGATCAACGACCAAAACCTACTCACGGCCGACTACAACTACACCCAAGCCGGCGTGATCCGCTTCAACAACTCGTCGGCGATCGCCGGCGCAGGCACGACGCCGATCGGCTACATGGCCGGCGGCAAGTGCTACGACGCGCATAGCGGTAAAGCACAGCCGTGCTTGAGCAGCACGTACTACGACGTCGCGCTTGGAGCCTCGGTCCATCCGACGCGCGTCTTCACGCCGGGTCAGACCGGCGTCGGGGGGAACGGGTCGACGTGCGACAATCCCGCCGGCGGATTCCCCGAACCCTGCGGCTGGGTAAGCAATGCCATCGCCGGTCCGACGGGCTTTGCGAACGGCAACGCAACGTGGGACACGCTATGGAATAGCGACGTCACCGGTTCGCTCAATACCGTCAAGCCGCAGTTCTCAAACGCGTCGCTCAGCGACCAGTTCCGTCCGAACGACAAGATCATGATCAACGCGTCGCTGCGGTACGACAACTTCACCTACGGGCTTCCCAATCCCACGGGTGGAGCGGACGCGTTCTACGCCAATATGACCGCGAACTACACGTGCGTGCAGGCTGCGAACAACGCAGTCTTCACGACACCGTTGCAAGCCGGTCAACCGGTGCCGGCCCCCGCGGAGTATATTCTCGGGGACTGCAACCAGGGCGTTAGCAAACTGACCGGTCTGCCTGCTAAAGGTTGGGTCCATCCCAACGGTGTGACGCAGGACGGCGTATCCGCGCCGAACTTCACGGCGTCGTCGCCCGGGTCGTACTCACTCGACTACTGGCAACCGCGCGTTTCCGCAACCTTCACCGAATCCCCGGACACCGTGTGGCGCTTCTCGGCCGGCCGTTACGCCGCGCCGCCGATCTCCGCATCGGTGCAGTATCTGAGCGCCTCCGGTGACGACCGCTCGGTGTGGAACAACACGATGAACCTGGGCTTCTACTCGCCGTTCCATCCGATCCCGGGTATCACGTCGGCGCAGTACGACTTGTCGTACGAACGCCACATCACCGGCACCGACATGAGCTTGAAGCTCACGCCCTACTACACGTGGGTGAACGACTGGCAGCAGACGTCGTTCATCGGGGCGAATTTCGCGAGTCAGGTTCCGGTCGGCGCGAACCGCGACTACGGTGTCGAGTTCCAGTTCACCAAGGGTGATTTCAACCGTCCGGGCCTTTCGGGCTTGTTCAGCTTCACGTATACGAACTCGAAGGTTATGTTCCAAAACGTGGGTCTGAGCACCGGCGGTACCATTCCGAACCAAACGATCCAGCTCAACGAGGCGATTGCGCAGTACAACGCACTCACGAAGGCCGGCGGCGGCGCCCCCTGTTATAAGGGAGGCGTTGGGGTGGCTTGCACCGCGCATCCAAATCACACGTTCAGCGTGATCAGCAACCCGTACTATAACCAGCCCGAACAAGGTCTGCTCGACCCCAACGGCTGGTATAACCCCTACGTAACGGCGATTGCCCCGAATCTCAACGGTGCCGTGAACAGCTACATCTCGCCGGCAACGGCTACGCTGCTGCTCAACTACCGTCACAGCAAATGGGCGATCACTCCGAGCGTGCAGTTCCAGGCCGGTGCTTGGTACGGCAGCCCGTTGGACATCAACGGCTACGACCCGCGTGCTTGCGAGTTCAGTTCGCTTCACGACGGGATCGCAACCGCCAATCCGCATCAATGCGATGTGCTCTCCCTGACCGCGGGGAGTCTCGGACCGCTCGGATACCTCTACATCCCCAACCCGCAGACCGGGCACTTCTCGGCCATCGGCTCGTATGAAGCACCGGCGATTCTCACCGGAAACCTTCAACTGACCTACGACGTGAGTCCGAAGATCAAGCTGACGGCGACCGGAACGAATCTGTTCCGTTCGTGCTTCGGTGGAACGCCGGAGCCGTGGACGGCGGCTTATCAGCCCTCGCCGTGGACGTGCGGTTACACGCCGGCCGGCGGTCTCCTCAATACCACCACCTATCCGGCCAACTTCTACAACGGTAAGGGCATCACGGATGCCAAAGCCAACGGCGGAGTCGTTACTCCCTGGACGCAAAGCTACACGCCGAGCACAGGGAACAACGGCGCCATCGGCGGCCTCGTCACCCCGTGGAACGTCTACGTAAACGCGCAGATCAAGATCTAG
- a CDS encoding carboxypeptidase regulatory-like domain-containing protein, translating into MIRRSFRHGVTAVVLLVAMLSQGTWALAGVTGGLTGVAVDADNSAPVAGATVTANSPSQSATVTSDASGHFSFLTLSPDTYTVTVSKGGYATVSAPGQIVFADTVQTVTVRLAKTLKTIAHVTSTGAGALVKSGTTNDVYSVNSAAINASQGLGGGGSLNSAYSAIASVPGAYVPSNQMGYYQTVVIRGGDYDQVGYEFDGVPINRSFDNYPSSSASSLGNAEVQVYTGSASANAESQGLAGYINQVIKSGTYPGYADGELGVGTPTFYHKAQIETGGATPDRNLSWYVGVAGYNQDFNYVTQDNNQSVDNFAGEPMSVIGNPGYAGGAYYPLGAFNYADLSNLQVRDTVANVHIGIPHHNDAGRDDVQLLWDSETIHNLFYSTTNDIVSGACPVGGAACAEQIQIEGQATPPLYTDALHYTGPASNIGSTFSASGLNSLAGDVKTYYFPSSTNRTAPGQPIPDTASDSIWNDQEIVKLQYTKNIGSTSFLRLYGYTYYSDWLQNAPQSTYADFVACCSPNYQLTSHTRGISLQYQNQFNTQNLLGFEASFTTSSTVRDNNAFYGVGSGAAVVVNAADPLDGYCFTPGSTGKQKPVACTGPNGNYQNTVSFGTIQSGAAPALPGSCVDPNVASTKCTYLMAENGLSRTYNAVTPRFFSSSLTDEFRPSDRWLLNLGLRLDDFTYIGQNTDTGLYAGEGPNARQFWVNSYNLNTCFNTVTGTPYQRTTPGAPCGDQPNTTNPGIPSYFSNSQGAFTFPIWQPRVSGTYTINPDNVLRFSMGRYTQGPVTAFQQYNRAQDNVASYDCNTFCKFGRFAPIGSILPANSLNYDFSWESHLKGTDWSFKLTPFLRQTQDQNQEFFLDQKTGFVSGLDVGGQRSQGVEFQISKGDFSRNGLSGQLSFAYTNSYIKYGTLASGLYGTSVLTTINQAISSYNAYTAACAPGGKFVGKLGPNHVPFCGVTSSGAAAAPCYTPFNRATGTGGAAVYKCTPGDVGNPYWTNPQTLWSLDANYPTYSLFPGAMQSANAAFGAPYVATMLLNYKHDKFAVTPSLQFEGGMRYGAPLVNPGIDPAGCWHTLAGVSGANGGGRYDAAGCGQLGAIPDTYTNQFDALGSFIQPNNIALNLQLSYDVSPRINLTGVLANIVNTCWGGSVEPWTYNNGSICSYNLGGFAGEILPVGNVYNPSHFGRSQIQQFVKYPYGPIFSSYNQNGNGTTGNSTSSPFNFFVTATVKI; encoded by the coding sequence ATGATCCGAAGATCCTTCAGGCACGGCGTCACCGCAGTGGTGCTTCTCGTCGCAATGCTTAGCCAGGGAACATGGGCACTGGCAGGCGTGACGGGTGGTCTCACTGGTGTGGCAGTCGATGCCGACAATTCGGCACCCGTTGCAGGCGCGACGGTGACGGCGAACTCGCCGTCCCAAAGCGCAACTGTAACGTCGGATGCCTCCGGCCACTTCTCGTTTCTGACGTTATCGCCGGATACGTATACGGTGACCGTTTCCAAAGGCGGTTACGCAACCGTCAGCGCTCCAGGCCAAATCGTTTTCGCCGACACGGTGCAGACGGTTACGGTGCGCCTGGCAAAAACGCTCAAGACCATCGCTCACGTGACCTCGACGGGCGCAGGCGCGCTCGTCAAATCCGGTACTACGAACGACGTATACTCGGTTAACTCCGCAGCTATTAACGCTTCGCAAGGGCTGGGCGGCGGTGGAAGCCTCAACTCGGCGTACTCGGCGATCGCGTCGGTTCCCGGTGCGTACGTACCGTCGAACCAAATGGGATACTACCAGACCGTCGTGATTCGCGGTGGTGACTACGACCAGGTTGGCTACGAGTTTGACGGCGTTCCCATCAACCGCTCGTTCGACAACTATCCGTCGAGCTCGGCCTCGTCTCTCGGTAACGCCGAGGTTCAGGTCTACACCGGCTCCGCATCGGCCAACGCCGAGAGCCAAGGTCTCGCCGGCTACATCAACCAGGTCATCAAGTCCGGAACGTATCCGGGCTATGCCGACGGTGAGCTCGGTGTCGGCACGCCCACGTTCTACCACAAGGCTCAAATCGAGACTGGTGGAGCGACCCCCGACCGTAATCTGTCTTGGTACGTCGGCGTTGCCGGTTACAACCAAGACTTCAACTACGTGACCCAAGACAACAACCAGAGCGTCGACAACTTTGCCGGCGAGCCAATGTCGGTCATTGGGAACCCTGGCTATGCCGGTGGCGCTTACTACCCGTTGGGAGCGTTCAACTACGCCGATTTGTCGAACTTACAGGTTCGCGATACGGTCGCAAACGTGCACATCGGGATCCCGCATCACAACGATGCGGGTCGCGACGACGTCCAACTTCTGTGGGACAGTGAAACGATTCACAACTTGTTCTACAGCACGACCAACGACATCGTTTCGGGAGCGTGTCCGGTTGGCGGCGCGGCTTGCGCCGAGCAAATCCAAATCGAAGGCCAAGCTACCCCGCCGCTATACACCGATGCCCTGCACTACACGGGCCCGGCGTCGAACATCGGCTCGACGTTCAGTGCATCCGGTCTCAACTCGCTTGCTGGGGACGTCAAGACCTACTACTTCCCGAGCAGCACGAATCGCACCGCGCCGGGTCAACCGATCCCGGATACGGCAAGCGACTCGATCTGGAACGATCAAGAGATCGTCAAGCTGCAGTACACGAAGAACATCGGTTCGACGTCGTTTCTGCGGCTGTACGGCTACACGTACTACAGCGACTGGCTCCAAAACGCTCCGCAGTCGACGTATGCCGACTTCGTCGCCTGCTGTTCGCCGAACTACCAGCTGACCTCACACACGCGCGGCATCAGCTTGCAGTACCAGAACCAGTTCAACACACAGAACTTGCTTGGCTTCGAGGCATCGTTCACGACGTCGAGTACGGTTCGTGACAACAACGCGTTCTACGGCGTCGGCAGCGGCGCGGCCGTGGTCGTCAATGCGGCAGATCCGCTCGACGGCTACTGCTTCACGCCGGGTTCCACCGGCAAGCAAAAGCCGGTGGCCTGCACCGGTCCGAACGGGAACTACCAGAACACGGTCTCGTTCGGCACCATTCAGAGCGGCGCAGCTCCGGCACTCCCGGGCAGTTGCGTCGATCCGAATGTGGCGTCGACGAAGTGTACGTACCTCATGGCCGAAAACGGTCTGAGCCGCACGTACAACGCAGTGACGCCGCGGTTCTTCTCGTCGTCGTTGACCGACGAATTCCGTCCGAGCGACCGTTGGTTGCTCAACCTCGGGCTTCGTCTCGACGACTTCACCTACATCGGCCAGAACACCGATACCGGCTTGTACGCCGGCGAAGGCCCGAATGCTCGTCAGTTCTGGGTGAACTCCTACAACCTGAACACCTGCTTCAACACGGTCACCGGCACACCGTATCAACGAACCACTCCGGGCGCACCGTGCGGAGACCAACCCAATACGACGAACCCGGGCATTCCGTCGTACTTCTCCAACTCGCAGGGCGCGTTCACGTTTCCGATCTGGCAGCCGCGCGTGAGCGGCACCTACACCATCAATCCGGACAACGTTCTGCGCTTCTCGATGGGGCGGTACACGCAAGGTCCCGTGACGGCGTTCCAACAGTACAACCGCGCGCAGGACAACGTTGCGTCCTACGACTGCAACACGTTCTGTAAGTTCGGTCGCTTCGCACCGATCGGTTCGATTCTGCCCGCGAACTCGCTCAACTACGACTTCTCGTGGGAGAGCCACCTCAAGGGCACGGACTGGTCGTTCAAGCTGACGCCGTTCTTGCGTCAAACGCAGGATCAGAACCAGGAGTTCTTCCTGGATCAGAAGACCGGGTTCGTTTCCGGTCTCGACGTCGGCGGCCAGCGCAGCCAAGGCGTGGAGTTCCAAATTTCGAAGGGCGATTTCTCGCGTAACGGCCTTTCGGGACAGCTCTCCTTCGCCTACACCAACTCGTACATCAAGTACGGTACGCTTGCGTCCGGCTTGTACGGTACGAGCGTGTTGACGACGATCAACCAAGCCATCTCGTCGTACAACGCCTATACGGCGGCGTGCGCGCCTGGCGGGAAGTTCGTCGGCAAGCTGGGTCCCAACCACGTCCCGTTCTGCGGTGTGACGAGCTCGGGTGCCGCTGCGGCTCCGTGCTACACGCCGTTCAACCGGGCAACCGGAACCGGCGGCGCCGCGGTGTACAAATGTACCCCCGGTGACGTTGGAAACCCGTACTGGACCAATCCGCAGACGCTGTGGTCGTTGGATGCCAACTATCCGACCTACAGCCTCTTCCCAGGCGCAATGCAGTCCGCGAACGCGGCCTTTGGCGCTCCATACGTAGCGACGATGCTGCTGAACTATAAGCACGACAAGTTCGCCGTTACTCCGTCCTTGCAGTTTGAAGGCGGAATGCGGTATGGTGCTCCGCTGGTCAACCCGGGTATCGACCCGGCCGGCTGCTGGCACACCCTTGCGGGTGTCAGCGGTGCAAACGGAGGCGGTCGTTACGACGCAGCCGGATGCGGCCAGTTGGGCGCGATTCCCGACACGTACACGAATCAGTTCGACGCGTTGGGATCGTTCATTCAACCCAACAACATCGCCCTGAACCTCCAGCTGAGCTATGACGTTAGCCCGCGCATCAATCTAACCGGTGTGCTGGCCAACATCGTTAACACCTGCTGGGGCGGATCGGTCGAGCCCTGGACTTACAACAACGGTTCAATCTGCTCGTACAACCTCGGTGGCTTCGCCGGCGAGATTCTCCCTGTTGGGAACGTGTACAACCCGAGTCACTTCGGTCGCTCGCAGATTCAGCAGTTCGTGAAGTACCCGTACGGACCGATCTTCAGTTCGTACAACCAAAACGGTAACGGGACGACGGGCAACTCGACGTCGAGCCCGTTCAACTTCTTCGTGACGGCGACGGTCAAGATCTAA
- a CDS encoding helix-turn-helix domain-containing protein — translation MGSRVYGQYCGFARAVELVGERWTLMVLRDLFVSPKRFSDLQRGLPGIPSNILTKRLKELEAEGIVQRRALVRPTGVVYELTKTGAALEPAVVELGRWGAKLLGHPKSGEIITVDALVIALRSTFQAKAAKGITVAYELRVGEAVLHARIVRGRLVVEPGTLADADLTMEIGPALRDLLAGELLPHEAVRKGFVRIRGNRAHLDRFVELFRI, via the coding sequence TTGGGAAGCCGAGTATACGGCCAGTATTGCGGTTTCGCGCGTGCGGTCGAGCTGGTAGGCGAGCGGTGGACGCTTATGGTGCTGCGCGACCTGTTCGTCTCGCCGAAGCGCTTTAGCGACCTTCAGCGCGGGCTGCCGGGGATTCCCTCAAACATCCTCACGAAACGATTGAAGGAGCTAGAGGCCGAGGGGATCGTGCAACGGCGCGCTCTTGTGCGGCCCACCGGCGTCGTGTATGAGTTGACGAAAACGGGCGCCGCACTAGAACCTGCCGTCGTGGAGCTAGGCCGTTGGGGAGCTAAGCTCCTCGGGCACCCAAAAAGCGGCGAGATCATCACGGTCGATGCTCTCGTCATTGCGCTTCGATCGACGTTTCAAGCAAAGGCCGCAAAAGGGATAACCGTCGCCTACGAATTGCGCGTCGGCGAGGCCGTCTTGCACGCACGTATCGTGCGCGGCCGGCTGGTCGTAGAACCCGGAACGCTCGCCGATGCGGATCTGACGATGGAGATTGGACCGGCGCTGCGCGACTTGTTGGCCGGAGAGCTCTTGCCCCACGAAGCTGTGAGGAAAGGCTTCGTGAGGATTCGCGGCAACCGCGCGCACCTCGATCGGTTCGTCGAACTCTTCCGCATCTAG